The Denticeps clupeoides chromosome 1, fDenClu1.1, whole genome shotgun sequence genome segment CGACGGCACGCCTGCCCCGGCAGAGGCACCGCCGGCCACAGTCAACTGTTCTCAGGCAGCCACGGCTCCCCAAACCAGCCTGGCCAGTTCTGCCGTTCGGCTGAACGACGCAGACCTGGCGCTAAAAACCGGCTCAGATCAATCACCCCAAACTGTCCCTTCCAGCTCTAGTTCCTCCAGCAAGTCCTTTACCACATGCTCAGACCACTCCTTAAAAGCCAGCCCAAAGATCTCCGCACCTTCTGCTAAAGGGCTACAGAACGTTCCCTCCAAACACAAACCCTCCGCAAAAGCCACGGAGCCTCTAGAGAAAGCTCAAGCGTCCACGCCCGCCTCCAAACCAACACCGTCCTCTCAAGGCTCCAGCTCGAGGAAGGCGGCGAACACGTTTCCGCGCTCGGCCCAGAAACCTACCTCTTTACCCAGAGCGGCCGCGTCCCTGGCACCCATCGCGTCAAAGTCAGCGGCGCAGAGCCCAGCAGCCAATGGCATGACCAGCCCGTTCGGCCAGTACAACGGCCATGTTCTCAAGACAAAGGTCCGGTGCAGGAGCCACTCCTTGGAGTCCTTGCAGAGGAGACGAGAGAATGTGAGCTCctcaaccaccaccaccatcatcaccaccaccaccaccacgtgTGCCTCCTCTGAGTCAGGCGCCTCTTCCTCCTACAGCTGGGACAGCCAGCGGGACCACTGGGCCAAGGCCTCCAGCCCCCGCGCCCGGACCCTGGCGACCTTCAACTCGCTGATGGGCCGGAGCCTCAGCCTGGGGGACCTGAGCCACTCCCCCCAGACGACCCAGAAGGTGGAGCGCATCGTGAAGGAGGTCCGGCGCCGGGGGCTGAAGGCCGTGCCGGAGCGCGACCGCAAGATCGCCGCGCTCATGCTGGCCAGGTACCAGGAGGAGGACATCATGAGCCAGACCCGCTACGTGGCGCACCTGCAGTGGGACAGCGAGCGGCGCCTGGAGGAGCTCCGGCGCGGCCGCGAGGAGCGCCAGAAGCAGCGCGCCGTGCTGCAGTGCCAGCGGGCCTGGCAGTCGCAGGTGTCCACGCGCCAGAGGCGCCTCGGCCAGCAGGAGCGCCGGGCGGCGGCCGCCAAGCTCCGGCAGGCGGAGGAGAGCGAGGAGCGCTGGCGCGAGATGTCCGGGCAGCAGGAGAGGAACCGGCTGCAGAAGCTGCAGCAGGCGGCCCgggaggagaagcagaagaaaGCCCTGCAGGAGCAGAACCTGCGGGCCCTGGAGGAGGAGCGGGCCGCGGTCTTGGAACAAGAGCTGCTGTTGCTGAAGGAGAAGCTTTCCATCGCGGAGCTGAAGAGGCAGGAACGCGAGCACGAGATCCAGGAGGAGCGCCGGGGGCTGAACAGAGCCGAGAGGAGACGCCACGCCGCCCTGGTCCAGGAGATAGCTCGACGTGAGGAGGAGGAACGCGACGAGGCACGGAGGCAGTCCGAGGAGAAGCTGACTCGCTCCTTGGAGAACTATGAGCAGATCGTGGAGCGCAGGGAGAAGGAGCTGAAGGAGAAGTCCAAGCGCGAGGAGCAGCAGATCCAGAAGGCCAGGAAGGCAGCAGAGAAGCGCGAGCGTGAACACAAGCGGCAGATGGAGGCCCGAGCCAAGGAGGCGGAGAAGAGGGCACACCAGGCCGCCACGGTCGCCGAGGAGCGGGCGAAGGAGAAGGCCCACCGGGCCGTCCACACCCGCCAGGAGAAGGAGCGGCAGCAGAGGCTGAACCGGCagcgggtggaggaggaggagaagcagaggCGCCTGGACCTCCTGCAGTCCATCGAGAGGAAGCTGGAGAAGAGCGAGCAGATCTTCCGGGAGAAGCGCGCGGTCCTGGAGAGCGCCCGGTCGGTGGCACGGGCGTCGTTCCACGTGCGGGACAAAGTGCGCGAGGAGACCAACATGCGCACCTTCGACAAAATGGCCCTGGAGGCCCAGCTTAAAGCCAGCCTGGACGAGAAGTGCGAGAAGTGACCTGCTCCGGCCCTGCAGGCCACATGCTCTTCCTGCTGAGAGTCTCCATGCAAGCCCTCATCACattattaccttttttttttcttactattCGGATGATTTATAGTTCTTTATGATTTATGGTTATTTTTAAGAGATTTTAATATCGTCGGGAGGTTTTTTCTTTTGGCAGAGACCCAGATATTGAACTGGGATAAACCAATAACGATGAATCTGAAGGCTGGTCTCTGTGACAATTGTACAATCGTGTGAAGGTTGCTGCCAGGCTGGAAGAGGAAATGAGTTGAAGAGCCGTGTGACGTCGTCCCACTGCCTCCATGGTCCTGTTTGAAATAATCTTAACCAAAAACTGCTGATAGGACGGCCTGTCAAAGTGACATCTCAAGGAGAGAGACATCAGCGCTGAGAGTGCAGCTGCTGAGAAAGCACGCGTCTCCAGTTCGGCGTCAGGGGCTTTTCTCCGCTGAACCGAAGCAGACAGTCCCTCTGCTCTGACTGGGTACGTACCTCAGCATCATCCTCTCCATTTTGGAGCCCGTTGTGCAATCTGCAGATTGGATTTTGTCCCATGGAGCCTTAAATTTGCAATTTTGACTGAATCTCAGAGCATTAGAATTCCATGCAAATCCCAAAATCTCTCAGATTAAGAAATTGGTAAAAAACAGACATCATTGTGGGTGTAAGGGTGAATATGTCAGTCTTGTGCTTTCTGGTGTTGCAGTTGCCATAGCGATATGCAGAGAAGACAGCAGTTAGCGAGGCAAAAGGCGATGCTGTTAGAAGTAGGGAGCATGGGAATTACAGGGCCCTGGCACAGAGGGGCTGCGTTCATCCTCCGGATCTTACCGCAGCACTACTTCTCGCATCGTGGGGGAAATGCAGCCTCATCCCCAGTCAAATCCGATGCGAGGGGTGCGGATTTAAATGGATTTGGCCTGGAAGAGTGCTGAGGTGCTTCCTGTGCATTCCTGGAGAAGAGCACATGACCCACGACGCGCAAGCCTCTGTTCTCTGTGCCAACTCTGGTGCCCATCTGTGCTCAAGGTTATGTGACTCGGATGAAGTGATTAGTCCGCCTAGGGGGAAAACAGTGCTAAAAAAAGTACATTGTTTTGACCGGAAGAAATGTTAAGGGGGGAAGCACAATAGGTCATAATAGCATATCATAACAATGAACATTAATATTGAACATTAACAAAATATCTATTTAAATTTTGTGCACAATTTACTGTACTAATTACTCCCATTACTCCCAGGAACTCCCATTGTTGTAATTGTATGCATTTCATTATTAGTAAAATACTTTTGTCATAGTCAAGTCATAATATTATGATCTGATATTTTAGGTCATATGACAGCTCTATTACAGCtgtatctgaaaaaaaaaacaagtgaacaGGATATTAGTctttatgaaaacattttatggGCTCAAATGCTTTTATGATTCCAAAACCAGTGgatcttaaaatgtctttatttaaaaatgtagagACTCTATTATGCATTATTCTGAACTTGATCATTTATGAATGCCCTCTGCTTTCATATTTTACAGACCAAGGAGGAGACGACTGATGAGCTTTGATCTACACAGTCATATTCATAAACCCCAGATCAATATCTTCTCTTGGAGTAACCAAGCTTAGATTGGTGTAGACTGTGGCTTTAATTGCAGTTATTAATAAGCAGAGCACCAGCGCTTCACATGATCCTCATCTGTACATTGTCATCAGTATTGCCGCTGTACAATCCATTCTTTTAAGCTTCAGTTTTACGTGATTAGGGCATCTCTGAGCACAGTTGCCAGCACCCTGGCCCACAGCAACATCTTGGACAGCAGGAGAGGTTTCACGACCAACAACATGCAGGGTAATTTTGATCGGCATCAGCggttaacatgtttttttatagcACACGCTATAACTGAAATAATGCGAATaaaataggggaaaaaaaaaacaccaatggGTTCAAGCTCTAATGAACATGAAGTCAGAAACTGGAAGAAGTAAAATCTCATGAAAGTTTCTGCGGGTTTGTGGTTTAGTTCCATTGTATTTGAAAACAACATCATTCAGATGGTGTGTTTCAGAATGAATGAGGACAAGAAATTGAAAATGAGTATAATATTACagatgtgtaaaataaaaaccttcGTTGGCCAGTCATCTGAAAAAAGACACAACATATTTTTTGTAGAGCAAGGTCCTCAGATGTTATCACATGCTGGATTACTAGAGCTTCTACTGGTGAAAGTAACCTACAGATACATTGAAATACGCTGATGTTCAGTCGAACGCTTCTGCTCTGCTTTACACGTTCAAAGACGTAGATCAGGCAGGGCTCTTGCTCGCTGTACCTCTCTGTTCTTAGTCCTCCAGCTTGTGCGCATCTTGGCGAGCAACGATCTTATAGATGCTCTGTCTGAAGCAGCTGTCAGAGTTGAGGCGCCTGGCAGTCTCCCTCAGGTCCTCCAGACTTTGTCCTTCGGCGGGTGAATGGATGAAGGACTTGGAGTGCTTCACTGCACATGGGGGACAGAGGAAGAACAGATGGAGTCACAGAGTTAAGTGGGGCCTTGTGACACTGCAAAAAAGTTCTCAATACATATACAGTCTATGCACTGAATCAAATGGAAATGGCACTCTAACAAAAATACTTGATGATATGGTGGCCATTCTGTGggacagtggcggcctagcggttaaggaagcggacccgtaatcagaaggttgctggtttgaatcctgacctgccaaggtgcctctgagcaaagcaccgtccccacacactgccgcCCGGgcacctgtaatggctgcccactgctcaccaagggcgatggttagaagcagaggacacattccgttgtgtgaATATAAATCTTaaattttattcaattaaaaatgctgaacactttcttatcattcactcacgttaatgagaacctcatgaagtggcttttgaggATGATAATAGTGAACAGAGAAATTATGAAGGTAAAAAAGGATACTGAAAAATAGATTCAATAAACACACTTCGCTTTGTTTCTTAAATTCGATTCTTCGAAATGGCCTTCATCTTATCTCATTAAGTAagtgttgctggagaaggcgaggtgagtgATACGCTGAGGTccacatggtccccagggttagctttggtggaggaggtgcaacagtctgggcatcaccagtcagtgcaAATCAGATTGGGTTaatgtacatggctcagtcactgcacgttatttcatcatagaacccatcatcatcccccaactCCGCCGGCACACCCTGAACTGTGTCTTCATGGATGGAATGCTCCatcacatcgtggcagaattgtcacagctcgacgggaagttggagtgcctcatatggtctgGCCATCAATGTTCCCTGACCTGAGCcacatagagcacgtctgggaccagttgaagcagagactgaacgataataccccacccccacatgacctggcagaactgcgtgtagcacttgtggaagagtggaacgcattgcctcagaacaacatcatgaggcaaATTTAGGAGCAggagacgtcgctgtcaagctgtcattgcagcCAATGttggaaacacccgctactgacattgtctgtttttgttatttggggctatcgcTGTTTTTGTCAaaatttttggggtaataaatataaaactaatgaaaatggtgtttctactcatacattattagtaatatgcACTACCAAaagaacttttatttatttaattaaaatggaaaagctCAATATCCCTGTGTATATTTAAAGTGCTTTTATACAGTATACTGATACATTACATACCCAGTTACAATACTATACTTGCCAAACTATTTGTTTCTAATTGTTTGGCAAGTATTGTATTGTAACTGGGTACAAATAGAAAAGCGTTTTTagtcaaataaatgaatacacttAATTTTAGCAACAAAGCATTACCTGTGTACAGCTTTGCACCTTTCAGCAAATACAAGCTGTCATTGCTGTTGCTGCAAATTACTATTGCTGCTGtcagccaaaaaataaaaaaatagacacACCGTTCACCTTGAGTAAATCATTAACTTAACCCATCTCGTTGATAATATTCAGATCAGGCCATGTTACAGGCTAAATGTTCGGGTTCGTAGGTTTTTTGGTCAATGcagttttttaaaa includes the following:
- the ccdc177 gene encoding coiled-coil domain-containing protein 177, whose amino-acid sequence is MVDPLEPEDPCKAGDPHFAETPSAEADVPRVPGQDEEVECGPGPGPAPSDAPSSQEMPPQKNEAAHRLHLDLYNFDSPAAEGSRYVLTSPRSLEACARCGVKPVELLSRPLSDFAREAPGRSMRVAAGMFEVYERDRRAKLRQCREERERIVMEEKRRMLQAALNGTDGTPAPAEAPPATVNCSQAATAPQTSLASSAVRLNDADLALKTGSDQSPQTVPSSSSSSSKSFTTCSDHSLKASPKISAPSAKGLQNVPSKHKPSAKATEPLEKAQASTPASKPTPSSQGSSSRKAANTFPRSAQKPTSLPRAAASLAPIASKSAAQSPAANGMTSPFGQYNGHVLKTKVRCRSHSLESLQRRRENVSSSTTTTIITTTTTTCASSESGASSSYSWDSQRDHWAKASSPRARTLATFNSLMGRSLSLGDLSHSPQTTQKVERIVKEVRRRGLKAVPERDRKIAALMLARYQEEDIMSQTRYVAHLQWDSERRLEELRRGREERQKQRAVLQCQRAWQSQVSTRQRRLGQQERRAAAAKLRQAEESEERWREMSGQQERNRLQKLQQAAREEKQKKALQEQNLRALEEERAAVLEQELLLLKEKLSIAELKRQEREHEIQEERRGLNRAERRRHAALVQEIARREEEERDEARRQSEEKLTRSLENYEQIVERREKELKEKSKREEQQIQKARKAAEKREREHKRQMEARAKEAEKRAHQAATVAEERAKEKAHRAVHTRQEKERQQRLNRQRVEEEEKQRRLDLLQSIERKLEKSEQIFREKRAVLESARSVARASFHVRDKVREETNMRTFDKMALEAQLKASLDEKCEK